In Thermodesulfobacteriota bacterium, a genomic segment contains:
- a CDS encoding class I SAM-dependent DNA methyltransferase encodes MVTSWLEKRYEALWRTYKDSTFRFDQAANILNKNFEDSEDQINVILSELRKSGLIKVDFDPTDARKRIYTLIDKQNELFKELKAKRQLTRADLETLLKGAADLIRTRVDYSFILLLLFYKRISDKWEMEFEHAYKEALEDGLSEEEATEEAQNSIYHDFDISKELLWDEIRKDPARLPENFSKAMKNLAERNPELKDVFENVDFVQFTSSSENAEILRQLVELFSAKPLQHVSPDILGDAYEWLLRYFAPQKAKEGEVYTPREVIKLIVEILSPKPGESVCDPACGSGGMIITSYDHIKNKNGKSEAEKLFLYGQEANHRTLALAKMNLYIHDIRNAQLLLGDTLLYPKFKASGELSRTEGENIKKFDVVIANPPWNQDGYEENILKKGEFWKQRFKSGFTPKQSADWAWIQHMLASADEKNGRVGVVIDNGCLFRGGKEKVIRTSIVNSDLIEAIILLPEKLFYNTGAPGAIIILNKNKTDERKEKILFINASKDFQQHPEVRKLNQLGNNHIDKIVKAYEEFEEKDGFSKIIDKEKIKENDYNLNVTLYVFPEEETEEIDVEQEWKEIRRIEDELADVGRSIEGYLEELK; translated from the coding sequence ATGGTTACTTCCTGGCTAGAGAAAAGATATGAAGCCTTATGGAGAACATATAAAGATTCTACCTTCCGTTTCGATCAAGCTGCAAATATCTTAAATAAAAATTTTGAGGATAGTGAAGACCAAATAAATGTAATTCTTTCTGAACTACGAAAGAGCGGCTTGATAAAGGTAGATTTTGATCCTACCGATGCCAGGAAACGAATTTACACCCTCATAGATAAACAAAACGAGTTATTTAAGGAATTAAAAGCTAAAAGGCAATTAACAAGGGCCGACCTCGAAACCCTCCTAAAGGGCGCAGCAGACCTTATTCGAACGAGAGTGGATTACAGTTTTATCCTTCTCCTTCTCTTCTATAAAAGGATAAGCGACAAGTGGGAGATGGAATTTGAACACGCTTACAAAGAAGCGCTTGAAGATGGGCTGAGTGAAGAGGAAGCTACAGAAGAAGCGCAAAATTCTATCTATCACGACTTTGATATTTCAAAAGAACTGCTTTGGGATGAAATCAGGAAAGACCCTGCAAGACTTCCCGAAAACTTTTCCAAGGCTATGAAGAATCTTGCTGAGAGAAATCCCGAGCTAAAAGACGTATTCGAAAACGTTGATTTCGTTCAATTTACATCTTCTAGCGAAAATGCAGAAATATTAAGACAACTGGTTGAATTGTTTAGTGCTAAACCCCTTCAGCATGTATCACCTGATATCCTCGGTGATGCATACGAGTGGCTTTTAAGATACTTTGCGCCACAAAAGGCAAAAGAAGGGGAGGTCTATACACCGAGAGAAGTAATAAAACTTATTGTTGAAATTCTTAGTCCAAAACCCGGAGAAAGTGTTTGTGATCCTGCCTGTGGTTCAGGTGGGATGATAATAACTTCCTACGATCACATTAAAAATAAAAACGGCAAAAGTGAAGCCGAGAAACTTTTTCTCTATGGACAGGAAGCTAATCACAGAACTCTTGCCCTGGCAAAAATGAACTTATATATCCACGATATAAGAAATGCTCAGCTTTTGCTTGGAGACACGCTACTTTATCCCAAATTCAAGGCTAGTGGTGAGCTCAGTCGAACTGAAGGGGAAAATATTAAGAAATTTGATGTCGTAATAGCTAATCCCCCCTGGAACCAGGATGGTTATGAAGAGAACATTCTTAAAAAAGGAGAGTTCTGGAAACAAAGGTTTAAGAGTGGATTTACACCGAAGCAATCTGCAGATTGGGCCTGGATTCAGCACATGTTAGCGTCAGCAGATGAAAAAAATGGAAGGGTCGGTGTTGTAATAGACAATGGCTGTCTATTCAGGGGCGGTAAAGAAAAGGTAATAAGAACGAGTATTGTAAATTCAGATTTAATTGAGGCTATCATCTTACTTCCCGAAAAGCTCTTCTATAACACGGGCGCGCCAGGAGCAATAATAATTCTCAACAAGAACAAAACAGATGAGAGAAAAGAAAAAATTCTATTCATAAACGCAAGCAAAGATTTCCAGCAGCACCCCGAAGTCAGAAAACTTAATCAACTAGGAAATAATCATATAGATAAAATTGTAAAAGCATATGAAGAATTCGAAGAAAAAGATGGTTTTTCCAAAATCATTGACAAAGAAAAGATTAAAGAAAACGACTACAACCTGAATGTGACCCTTTAT